Proteins encoded in a region of the Nitrospinota bacterium genome:
- a CDS encoding DUF523 domain-containing protein: MDKPMEAGSKPRVGISACLAGRNVRYDGANKYDESLISALEKVAEPVLFCPEMEIGLGAPRDPLRLYGDPQNPRALSIGTGGADVTDKLEAAGGDFVRKSGICGFIGKGRSPSCGHKSAEVYDNEGGLTSQAGSGVFVNSISRTAPDMPVEEAESLCGKTAFDRFMERVVEYSSLHGERGAGA, translated from the coding sequence GTGGACAAACCTATGGAAGCCGGATCAAAACCCCGCGTCGGGATAAGCGCATGCCTGGCCGGGCGCAACGTTCGTTACGACGGGGCAAATAAATACGACGAATCGCTGATAAGCGCGCTTGAAAAAGTGGCCGAGCCGGTTTTGTTCTGCCCGGAGATGGAAATCGGCCTTGGCGCCCCGAGGGATCCTTTGCGGCTATACGGTGATCCGCAAAATCCACGGGCATTGTCCATCGGGACAGGCGGGGCGGACGTGACGGACAAGCTTGAGGCGGCGGGCGGGGATTTTGTCCGAAAAAGCGGCATATGCGGATTCATCGGCAAGGGGAGGTCGCCAAGCTGCGGACATAAGAGCGCGGAAGTTTATGACAATGAAGGCGGGCTGACCAGCCAGGCGGGCTCCGGCGTGTTCGTAAACTCCATCAGCAGGACGGCTCCGGACATGCCGGTGGAAGAAGCGGAGAGCCTTTGCGGCAAGACGGCGTTCGACCGGTTCATGGAGCGCGTGGTGGAATACTCCAGCCTGCATGGAGAACGTGGCGCGGGCGCATAA
- a CDS encoding MoaD/ThiS family protein — protein MATVRFFASVRDRVKNESVEIPLAKPLPLRDVLAKTAAALKVDEVALINPSLLYAVNKNMEGLDFIVNNNDEVAVLPPLSGG, from the coding sequence TTGGCCACGGTAAGATTTTTCGCCTCCGTCCGCGACAGGGTCAAGAATGAAAGTGTGGAAATACCCCTCGCAAAGCCTTTGCCGTTGCGTGACGTACTTGCTAAAACGGCGGCGGCGCTGAAAGTGGACGAAGTTGCGCTTATAAATCCATCGTTGCTGTACGCCGTGAACAAGAATATGGAAGGGCTGGACTTTATCGTCAACAACAACGACGAGGTGGCTGTATTGCCGCCCCTATCGGGAGGCTGA
- a CDS encoding transporter, with translation MTKQAALLLMLFTMPLCALAGSADASEGSGSFNLGIRDVLAGKLPAPGFYIRYDFDYYQGSLDNIVTSAATRTDIDLITRISMLRLYHVTGLEILGGQHAWSILAPYADMEASAAVRGVKGAPLGTTHYSTGGKGDMLVTPLALGWHFDKLHYMFTASAYVPTGDYSSKSAVKIGKNRYAFDPAFAMTYLDTETMRELSTAIGYTISSANTDTDYRNGDEIHMDLAMVQRFNSGIGVGAVGYALEQVTGDSGAGAKYGGNKGQVFALGPMVTFTGKINEKNFHLAGKYYREFGAVNKYEGGSFWLSMVMGL, from the coding sequence ATGACCAAACAGGCGGCGCTCCTGCTCATGCTTTTTACGATGCCGCTTTGCGCATTGGCCGGGAGCGCAGACGCGTCGGAAGGGAGCGGCTCTTTCAATCTTGGGATCAGGGACGTACTTGCAGGAAAGCTGCCCGCGCCCGGGTTTTACATACGTTATGATTTTGATTATTACCAGGGCTCGCTGGACAACATTGTCACAAGCGCCGCCACCCGGACAGACATCGATCTGATCACCCGGATCAGCATGTTGAGGCTGTACCATGTCACCGGCCTTGAAATTCTCGGCGGGCAGCATGCATGGTCCATCCTGGCGCCGTACGCGGATATGGAGGCCTCCGCCGCAGTCCGCGGCGTAAAGGGCGCGCCGTTGGGAACAACGCATTATTCCACCGGGGGCAAAGGCGACATGCTCGTCACTCCGCTTGCCCTTGGATGGCATTTCGACAAGCTGCACTATATGTTCACCGCGTCCGCTTATGTCCCCACGGGCGATTACTCGTCGAAAAGCGCCGTCAAAATCGGCAAAAACAGGTACGCGTTCGATCCGGCCTTTGCCATGACATACCTGGACACGGAGACGATGCGCGAATTGTCCACAGCCATCGGGTACACCATAAGTTCGGCCAACACGGACACCGATTACCGCAACGGCGACGAGATACATATGGACCTGGCGATGGTCCAGAGGTTCAATTCGGGCATTGGTGTGGGAGCCGTCGGCTACGCCCTTGAGCAGGTGACGGGCGACTCCGGGGCGGGCGCCAAATACGGCGGCAACAAAGGCCAGGTGTTCGCATTGGGGCCGATGGTGACGTTCACGGGGAAGATAAATGAAAAAAACTTCCATCTGGCCGGGAAATATTACCGGGAGTTCGGAGCAGTCAACAAATACGAGGGCGGCTCTTTTTGGCTTTCAATGGTGATGGGGCTATAA
- a CDS encoding DUF86 domain-containing protein, which produces MTRDYRDYLEDILTSIAETDEFTNEMGFEIFEKDRKTVNAVLRSLEVLGEAAKRIPEEIRAKAPDVPWKYMAGMRDKLIHEYFGVDLSVVWAVIKNELPPLRPQIELLLAKL; this is translated from the coding sequence ATGACACGCGACTACCGCGACTATCTTGAGGACATATTGACATCCATCGCGGAGACCGATGAATTCACAAATGAAATGGGCTTTGAGATATTCGAGAAAGACCGCAAGACTGTGAACGCCGTGCTGCGCAGCCTGGAAGTGCTTGGAGAGGCCGCAAAGCGCATCCCGGAGGAAATACGGGCAAAGGCGCCGGACGTGCCATGGAAATACATGGCGGGAATGCGGGACAAACTCATTCATGAATATTTTGGCGTGGATCTGAGTGTTGTATGGGCGGTAATTAAAAATGAATTGCCGCCGCTCCGCCCTCAAATCGAACTATTACTTGCGAAACTCTAA
- a CDS encoding methyltransferase domain-containing protein: MEDNEIKRKIRESFDAVAEGYDDPSLRFFPASAKLMPACLGLVGGEHVLDVATGTGHVAMELARALPEGRVTGVDFSEKMLARAAGKMKAGGIGNVRFARMDMQALDFPDGSFDAASMAFCLFFVEDMEGLLCNVVKKVRPGGRIAFTSFMEGTFSPQIDMFMEKVKKYGVEVPLGWRKLASKESCESLLRSAGVINPRVEVKDLGYHMDGPGQWWSFIWNAGLRRYVSSFAPEETGRFREEFLSEIAALPDGAATKLNVNVLFASGVKPS, from the coding sequence ATGGAAGACAACGAAATAAAAAGAAAAATCCGGGAGTCCTTCGACGCGGTGGCGGAGGGATATGACGATCCATCTCTGCGGTTTTTCCCGGCCAGCGCCAAACTGATGCCCGCCTGTCTTGGGCTTGTTGGGGGCGAGCATGTGCTTGACGTGGCCACAGGGACGGGGCACGTGGCCATGGAGCTTGCCCGCGCGCTTCCGGAAGGGCGCGTGACGGGGGTTGATTTCTCGGAAAAAATGCTCGCCCGCGCCGCCGGAAAAATGAAGGCCGGCGGAATCGGCAACGTCCGGTTTGCGCGGATGGACATGCAGGCGCTCGATTTCCCGGACGGCTCGTTTGACGCGGCGAGCATGGCCTTTTGCCTGTTCTTCGTGGAGGACATGGAGGGGCTGCTTTGCAATGTGGTGAAAAAAGTGCGCCCCGGCGGCCGGATCGCGTTCACAAGTTTCATGGAGGGAACATTTTCACCCCAGATCGATATGTTCATGGAAAAAGTGAAAAAATACGGCGTTGAGGTCCCATTGGGATGGCGCAAGCTCGCCTCAAAGGAGTCGTGCGAGTCTTTATTGCGGTCAGCCGGGGTTATAAATCCCAGGGTGGAAGTCAAAGACCTGGGCTATCACATGGACGGCCCCGGACAATGGTGGAGCTTTATCTGGAACGCCGGCCTGCGAAGGTATGTGAGCTCGTTCGCGCCAGAGGAGACTGGGCGGTTCAGGGAAGAGTTTCTGTCGGAGATCGCCGCCCTTCCAGACGGGGCCGCGACCAAGCTGAACGTCAATGTGCTGTTTGCGTCGGGCGTAAAACCTTCGTGA
- a CDS encoding GNAT family N-acetyltransferase gives MITIRPGDIEDLPEIHFLDQRCFPPGVAFTPDAFMMLLMDKSAVTLIAEAEGTMAGFAIMESKSKTAGNIITIDMEEAWRRRGAGRRLMEELETEARKRGYREMFLQVSVDNAAATAFYEKLGYSRTKPLKGYYGRGKDAWEMVKTL, from the coding sequence ATGATAACCATCCGGCCCGGCGATATCGAAGACCTGCCGGAAATACATTTTCTGGACCAGCGTTGCTTCCCCCCCGGCGTCGCCTTCACGCCAGACGCCTTTATGATGTTGCTTATGGACAAATCCGCCGTCACCCTCATCGCCGAGGCGGAGGGGACGATGGCCGGATTCGCCATCATGGAAAGCAAATCCAAGACCGCCGGAAATATCATCACCATAGACATGGAGGAGGCGTGGCGCAGACGCGGCGCCGGACGGCGGCTGATGGAGGAGTTGGAAACGGAAGCGCGCAAACGAGGTTATCGAGAGATGTTTTTGCAGGTGTCTGTGGACAACGCTGCGGCCACAGCGTTTTACGAAAAGCTCGGATACTCCCGGACGAAGCCGTTGAAAGGATATTACGGGCGCGGGAAAGACGCGTGGGAGATGGTAAAGACGTTATAA
- a CDS encoding molybdenum cofactor biosynthesis protein MoaE — translation MARIQQEDFDLGAEVDAVVRRNPAAGGTVAFLGTVKEFSKGERIAKLEFDSYPGMAEAELEKLEGEAKERFNVLEAFIIHRLGEIPLNGNIVLVIAAAVSRGAAFDACEWMIDELKKRVPIWKKEFTTSGSHWVEDHP, via the coding sequence ATGGCGAGGATTCAACAGGAAGATTTTGACCTTGGCGCCGAAGTGGACGCCGTTGTCCGGCGCAACCCGGCGGCAGGCGGCACGGTGGCGTTTCTGGGAACGGTGAAGGAGTTTTCGAAAGGGGAACGGATCGCAAAGCTGGAATTCGATAGCTATCCAGGCATGGCGGAGGCCGAGCTTGAAAAGCTGGAGGGGGAGGCGAAGGAGCGGTTCAATGTTCTGGAAGCTTTCATCATCCACAGGCTCGGCGAAATACCGCTAAACGGGAACATCGTGCTGGTGATCGCGGCGGCGGTGAGCCGGGGGGCGGCGTTTGACGCGTGCGAATGGATGATAGACGAACTCAAAAAGCGCGTCCCCATATGGAAAAAGGAATTCACCACATCGGGAAGCCACTGGGTGGAAGACCATCCGTGA
- a CDS encoding transporter — translation MVEILSGNPLLYLFIVAALGYPLGKIKVMGCGLGVAAVLFVGLAFGSIDPALKLPEIIYVLGLVLFVYTVGLSSGPEFTASLKREGIRNNFFAAGILAFACLLIFVLSRLIGVDSAMAAGMFAGSLTNTPALAGALETLKGYATGPEAGKLLSEPVVAYSITYPMGVIGVLMAMTFARRLWKVDFAKEARGMRAFGALNEPLFTRDIRVTNPEVENVMIRELFRRFKWNAVFGRIKREEHFLVAVGGLTLKTGDLVVVVGPEDEIRRIMEYLGEPTGNHIELDRSEVEVRRIFVSNPDVAGRSLAELSVDVNLGAVVSRVRRGDVDVLVHGETALEMGDRVRVVARREDMKKISGFFGDSYKGVSEVDVLTFSLGLAMGLVLGIIPIPLPGGTEVKLGFAGGPLIAGLVLGTIRHSGSLVWAVPYSANMTLRQIGIVMFLAGVGTRAGYGFASTLFSAGGLAVFFAGAAVTFAAAFAALAVGYKLLGIPMNLLFGMVAGMHTQPAVLGFALEQTKNEIPNAGYSAVYPAATLIKIALAQMILSIHLAI, via the coding sequence ATGGTCGAGATTCTTTCCGGCAATCCGCTGCTATATCTTTTCATCGTGGCGGCGTTGGGATACCCGCTCGGGAAAATAAAGGTCATGGGGTGCGGGCTGGGGGTGGCGGCGGTGCTGTTCGTCGGCCTTGCGTTCGGCTCGATAGACCCGGCGCTAAAGCTGCCGGAGATAATATACGTGCTGGGGCTTGTGCTGTTCGTGTACACGGTGGGGCTGTCCAGCGGGCCGGAGTTCACCGCGTCGCTTAAGCGCGAAGGAATCCGGAACAACTTTTTCGCCGCGGGGATACTGGCGTTCGCCTGCCTGCTGATCTTCGTCCTTTCCCGGCTTATCGGGGTGGACAGCGCCATGGCCGCCGGGATGTTCGCCGGAAGCCTGACAAATACCCCCGCCCTCGCCGGGGCGCTGGAGACACTGAAAGGCTACGCCACCGGGCCGGAGGCCGGAAAGCTGCTTTCCGAACCTGTGGTGGCGTATTCCATCACATACCCCATGGGGGTGATCGGGGTGCTTATGGCGATGACTTTCGCCCGGCGTCTGTGGAAAGTGGACTTCGCAAAAGAAGCCAGGGGGATGAGGGCTTTCGGCGCGCTCAACGAGCCTTTGTTCACAAGGGACATCCGCGTGACCAATCCGGAGGTGGAAAACGTGATGATCCGGGAGCTTTTCCGCCGGTTCAAGTGGAACGCGGTGTTCGGCAGGATCAAACGGGAGGAGCATTTCCTGGTGGCGGTGGGTGGTTTGACGCTTAAGACCGGGGACCTTGTGGTGGTGGTCGGCCCGGAGGACGAGATAAGGCGGATTATGGAGTATCTGGGCGAGCCGACGGGAAACCATATCGAACTGGACCGCAGCGAAGTGGAGGTGCGCCGGATTTTCGTATCCAACCCGGATGTTGCCGGCAGGAGCCTTGCCGAGCTTTCGGTGGACGTGAACCTTGGCGCGGTGGTGAGCCGTGTGCGCAGGGGGGACGTGGACGTGCTGGTGCATGGCGAGACCGCGCTGGAGATGGGGGACAGGGTGCGCGTGGTGGCCCGGCGGGAGGACATGAAAAAGATAAGCGGGTTTTTCGGCGACTCGTACAAAGGGGTGAGCGAAGTGGACGTGCTCACCTTTTCCCTGGGGCTTGCCATGGGGCTTGTGCTGGGAATCATACCGATCCCGCTGCCGGGAGGAACAGAGGTCAAGCTCGGTTTCGCCGGGGGGCCGCTGATCGCCGGACTTGTGCTTGGGACCATCAGGCATTCCGGTTCGCTTGTGTGGGCGGTGCCATACAGCGCCAACATGACGTTGCGCCAGATCGGGATAGTGATGTTCCTTGCGGGGGTGGGGACCCGTGCGGGATACGGCTTTGCCTCCACCCTTTTTTCGGCGGGGGGATTGGCGGTGTTTTTCGCGGGGGCGGCGGTGACCTTTGCGGCGGCTTTCGCGGCGCTTGCGGTGGGCTATAAACTGCTGGGAATACCGATGAACCTGCTTTTCGGCATGGTGGCGGGGATGCACACCCAGCCGGCGGTGCTCGGATTCGCCCTGGAGCAGACGAAAAACGAGATACCCAACGCAGGCTATTCCGCCGTTTACCCCGCCGCCACGCTTATCAAGATCGCGCTGGCCCAGATGATCCTTTCGATCCATCTGGCGATTTAG
- the ychF gene encoding redox-regulated ATPase YchF: MGFNCGIVGLPNVGKSTIFNALTAAGAAAENFPFCTIEPNVGIVPVPDPRMERLAQISGSEKILPTSLEVVDIAGLVAGASKGEGLGNKFLGHIRQVDAVAHVVRCFEDENIAHVSGGADPVSDIEVIRTELLLCDMEAVDKRIAAVEKGKKSGDKKLIESLPKYQALRDRMASGVTARQAMDKADEELFRDLFLITAKPLIYVCNMAESELGKETPQLASVRKIAEGDGAKVVEICGKIEAELSELSKEDRKAFLADLGLVESGLEHFIREGYALLNLITYFTTGPKETRAWTVTKGTKAPQAAGVIHTDFERGFIRAEVMSYNDLDRLGSEQAVKEKGLLRIEGKDYVFKDGDVAHFRFNV, from the coding sequence GTGGGTTTCAATTGCGGCATCGTGGGGCTTCCCAATGTGGGCAAGTCCACCATTTTCAACGCGCTGACAGCCGCCGGGGCGGCGGCGGAGAATTTTCCGTTTTGCACCATCGAGCCGAACGTGGGCATAGTCCCAGTGCCGGATCCCCGGATGGAAAGGCTGGCGCAGATTTCCGGATCGGAAAAAATACTCCCAACAAGCCTGGAGGTGGTGGACATCGCAGGGCTAGTGGCCGGGGCCAGCAAAGGCGAGGGGCTGGGAAACAAGTTCCTGGGGCATATCCGGCAGGTGGACGCTGTGGCGCATGTCGTCCGCTGTTTTGAGGACGAGAACATCGCCCACGTGTCTGGGGGCGCCGATCCTGTGTCCGATATCGAGGTGATCCGCACGGAACTTCTGCTTTGCGACATGGAGGCGGTGGACAAGCGCATCGCCGCCGTTGAGAAGGGGAAGAAAAGCGGGGACAAGAAGCTTATTGAATCGCTCCCCAAATACCAGGCGCTGCGGGACAGGATGGCCTCCGGCGTCACCGCTCGGCAGGCCATGGACAAAGCGGACGAGGAGCTGTTCCGCGACCTTTTCCTCATCACCGCCAAACCGCTGATATACGTGTGCAACATGGCGGAGAGCGAACTTGGAAAAGAGACGCCGCAGCTTGCCTCCGTGCGCAAGATCGCCGAAGGGGACGGGGCCAAGGTGGTAGAAATTTGCGGCAAGATAGAAGCCGAGCTTTCGGAACTTTCAAAAGAAGACCGCAAGGCGTTTTTGGCCGACCTGGGGCTTGTGGAGTCTGGCCTGGAGCATTTTATCCGCGAAGGGTACGCGCTTTTGAACCTGATAACATACTTCACCACCGGGCCGAAGGAGACACGGGCCTGGACTGTGACCAAAGGGACGAAAGCCCCACAGGCCGCCGGGGTGATCCATACAGATTTTGAGCGGGGATTCATACGGGCGGAGGTGATGTCCTACAACGATCTAGACCGGCTAGGTTCCGAACAGGCGGTGAAGGAAAAGGGGCTTTTGCGGATCGAAGGGAAGGACTACGTTTTCAAGGATGGCGACGTGGCCCATTTCCGTTTTAACGTGTGA
- the tsaB gene encoding tRNA (adenosine(37)-N6)-threonylcarbamoyltransferase complex dimerization subunit type 1 TsaB — MRILAIDTSTSQTNAAIAENGIIKASIRQTAVHTHSRNLLEVVKNLLAEAGVALDEIDVIAAAAGPGSFTGLRIGLGSIMGLADALNKPVAGAGSLDAIARAHDFNGEGYLCPILNARKGEVYAALYRSSGHGGKLEKLTADLAVPPEELAGVIDGPVRFVGDGFAPYAEVFNSRLKNAVADPQSARPPAEGVAMIVYEKAVEGLLETLPPSPRYVRRSQAEINWELLHTKN, encoded by the coding sequence ATGCGCATCCTGGCGATAGACACTTCCACATCCCAAACAAACGCCGCAATTGCAGAAAACGGAATAATCAAAGCATCCATACGCCAAACAGCAGTTCACACGCATTCACGCAACCTGCTTGAAGTGGTCAAAAACCTTCTGGCGGAAGCCGGAGTCGCGCTCGATGAGATCGACGTGATAGCGGCGGCGGCGGGGCCGGGCTCTTTCACCGGCCTTAGGATCGGCCTTGGCTCCATAATGGGGCTTGCGGACGCTCTGAACAAGCCTGTGGCCGGGGCGGGATCGCTGGACGCGATTGCCCGCGCCCACGATTTTAACGGCGAAGGCTATCTTTGCCCCATCCTCAACGCCAGAAAAGGGGAAGTTTACGCCGCGCTGTACCGCAGTTCCGGCCATGGCGGGAAATTGGAGAAACTGACGGCGGACCTGGCCGTCCCGCCGGAGGAACTTGCCGGGGTGATAGACGGCCCCGTGCGGTTCGTGGGGGATGGTTTCGCACCATACGCCGAGGTATTCAATTCGCGGTTGAAAAACGCCGTGGCGGACCCGCAAAGCGCCAGGCCCCCGGCGGAAGGGGTGGCGATGATAGTTTATGAAAAGGCGGTGGAGGGGCTGTTGGAAACTCTTCCGCCTTCGCCAAGATACGTGCGCCGCTCCCAGGCGGAGATCAACTGGGAACTACTCCACACCAAAAATTGA
- a CDS encoding molybdenum cofactor guanylyltransferase gives MTVSPQIPIAILAGGKSVRMGRDKAFVEVEGVPMIERVIAAARQCSANVIIIANEPEKYQKSGLPVHTDKVKGMGPLSGLVTAFEATGAGAVMMIACDMPYISPAMIRHILSRYLKGCGAVIPYAFGREQGLCAIYERRLLEKFTERIGRGDIQFNEFRMNIEKVNISETELKAVEGDLRSFININDEEELRKGGR, from the coding sequence GTGACCGTTTCGCCGCAAATCCCCATCGCCATCCTGGCAGGCGGCAAGAGCGTGCGGATGGGGCGGGACAAGGCTTTCGTGGAAGTGGAGGGCGTCCCGATGATCGAACGGGTGATCGCGGCGGCGCGTCAATGTTCCGCAAACGTGATAATCATCGCCAACGAGCCGGAAAAATATCAAAAGTCCGGCCTGCCGGTTCACACGGACAAGGTCAAAGGGATGGGGCCGCTGTCCGGGCTTGTGACGGCGTTTGAGGCCACCGGAGCCGGCGCCGTGATGATGATCGCCTGCGACATGCCATACATTTCACCGGCGATGATACGCCACATACTTTCGCGATATTTGAAAGGGTGCGGCGCGGTGATTCCATATGCGTTCGGCCGGGAGCAGGGATTGTGCGCGATTTATGAAAGGCGGCTTTTGGAGAAATTCACGGAGCGGATAGGGAGGGGGGACATCCAGTTCAACGAATTCCGGATGAATATCGAGAAGGTGAATATCAGCGAGACGGAGTTAAAGGCCGTGGAGGGCGATCTGCGGTCGTTTATAAATATAAACGACGAGGAGGAGTTGAGGAAGGGGGGGCGGTAA
- a CDS encoding type II toxin-antitoxin system HicA family toxin, whose product MGKAKKVYRQILTGRSDQNISFQDLRLLLSHLGFAERVKGGHHIYTKTAIEEIINIQEKSGKAKPYQVKQIRHILFKYKVEPEDE is encoded by the coding sequence ATGGGGAAAGCTAAAAAGGTTTACCGTCAAATACTCACTGGACGTTCTGACCAGAATATTTCATTCCAGGATTTACGGCTTCTTCTGTCTCATCTTGGATTTGCGGAGAGGGTGAAAGGCGGACATCATATCTATACAAAAACAGCCATTGAGGAAATAATAAACATTCAGGAAAAAAGCGGAAAGGCAAAACCCTATCAAGTGAAGCAAATCCGGCATATACTGTTCAAATACAAGGTGGAGCCAGAGGATGAATAG
- a CDS encoding type II toxin-antitoxin system HicB family antitoxin, with protein MNSKYEMVIYWSEEDGAFIAEVPELPGCMADGATYAQAVAEAEKVIALWIQTAREEGRPIPKPRGRLMFA; from the coding sequence ATGAATAGCAAATACGAAATGGTCATCTATTGGAGCGAGGAAGACGGCGCGTTCATCGCCGAGGTCCCTGAGCTTCCCGGTTGCATGGCGGACGGCGCCACCTATGCCCAGGCCGTGGCCGAGGCTGAAAAAGTGATCGCCCTTTGGATTCAGACCGCCCGCGAGGAAGGAAGGCCAATACCCAAACCGCGTGGACGGCTGATGTTTGCCTGA
- a CDS encoding nucleotidyltransferase family protein, translating into MHDLDDIQAILRQRRDELAQNYGVSQIGVFGSCVRNEATVNSDIDILVEFNRPIGFFKFLELEERLGEWMGARVDLVTKAALKPRIGNCILREVVML; encoded by the coding sequence ATGCATGATTTGGATGATATCCAGGCCATTTTGCGGCAGCGGCGTGATGAACTGGCGCAAAACTACGGCGTTTCGCAAATCGGTGTCTTTGGGTCCTGCGTCAGGAATGAAGCTACGGTGAACAGTGATATCGACATACTTGTCGAATTCAACCGCCCGATTGGTTTTTTCAAGTTTCTTGAACTAGAAGAGCGGCTCGGAGAGTGGATGGGCGCGCGGGTGGACCTGGTGACGAAGGCCGCCCTCAAGCCACGCATTGGAAACTGTATCTTGCGCGAAGTGGTGATGCTATGA